Within the Brachyhypopomus gauderio isolate BG-103 unplaced genomic scaffold, BGAUD_0.2 sc71, whole genome shotgun sequence genome, the region gacgtttcctcactgTAAATAAACCCGCTACAGGAAACGCGGACGTTTGGTCGCCACGGTAACGCAAATTCAGCTCGCGCTGGTCAACAACGCTGGAGCCACCCGACGTTCCTAGGCAACGAACCAGGCTAGCTCTGTGTTAGCTGACCAGCTAGCAACAATCCTCACAAACAAATGTCTGCTATTCTAAATGGTCCTTCAACCAACAAGAACAGCTTACCGACACCGCATGTAGCATCCTCGTTCAGAAACAACACAGCAAACAGCGCCTGAGACACAAGACGCGAACAGATAGCTGACGCTCTTTTTAGCATTGTTAGCTAAATCGAGCGGTTGGTTCTCCGTCTTCTTCGAGAACATCAAAACAGCCGACAACGCTGCTGTTGCCACCTGGTGGTTAAAATTAACATCTAATATTTTAAGTGTTGTAAAAACACATTGGTTTTATATAACAAGACTCCAACTCTGAGAGTAGGTGTCAGAAATGAGACCACTTGGACAACGAcccataattaagttaaatccAAGTAGAACTTGTATAAAACAGAATCGGGAGAAATTGTGATCTTTAATAATTTTCTGATTTGCatcattataataataacaacaatctttatttgtatagcacctttcatacatacatgcaactcaaataAGTCACACAAAACAATTGTAACAGCAgatcataaaaaaaaacttttttaaatcaggaaatctgaatatatataaaAGTTATCTTATTTGAAAAGTTGGTTTGCATGTAAATTTGAAAAGTCTTGAAATAGTAAATACACTTGAGCAGAACACAAACCCTTAACCACAAAATACTAAAGAAATGAGTTTCAAATTTTAGCTGGATAGCTGCCATAATCTCCAGAGTATTAACCTGTAGCATTAACCTCTAGTATTATAGTATTAACCTGTAGCATTAACCTCCAGTATTAACCTGTAGCATTAACCTCCAGgtacatgtgcacgtgtgtcctGTCAAACAGACTTGGACTTCTTGCCTTGACAATGTTTCCCCTGTAAAAAGAAAGAGGACAGAATGAGTGAGTGATGACACATGTGGTTTGTGGTCTGTGGTTTAAAGTTGAAGGGTACAGTGGTTTctgtgtgaaaaaaaatgtgGCAAATGAATATCTGAACTGTAGACAACAGAGCTCTGATGCAAAGCAGTTTATGTTCACCTTGTTCTTAAGGCATTTCTTCTGTCTGGCATCCAAGAAATTCTTCAGTTCTTTGGCCCAGTCATCTTCAGGTGGTGCACACAGATTCCTGCCCTTCTTGGTTAGGAACCTGACAGGAGCAGGACAGTCACACATCACTGTCACGGCTGTCACACACGGAGCAGGACAGTCACACATCACTGTCACGGCTGTCACACACGGAGCAGGACAGTCACACATCACTGTCACGGCTGTCACACACGGAGCAGGACAGTCACACATCACTGTTACGGCTGTCACACACGGAGCAGGACAGTCACACATCACTGTCACGGCTGTCACACACGGAGCAGGACAATCACACATCACTGTTACGGCTGTCACACACGGAGCAGGACAATCACACATCACTGTCACGGCTGTCACACATGGAGCAGGACAATCACACATCACTGTCACGGCTGTCACACACGGAGCAGGACAATCACACATCACTGTCACAGCTGTCACACACGGAGCAGGACAGTCACACATCACTGTCACGGCAGTCACACACGGAGCAGTTCAGATTAAAGACGCCTGCAGGGTGAAATCACGGCACGTGCACAACACTGCGGTCTGGAAGCATCTGGTGCCGCGGATAGAAAATATGCTCTGAGCTCACGGCTAGATTATTCACTTTCACTACAGTACATTTTTGATTATGTCAGTTAGCTTTATAAATTGTGCCATAGATTAGATGTAATTGTTTTGACCGTTCAGCAAAGATGGTGATACGTCTGCCACAAAATACTTACACAATGGCGTTGATTGAGCATCCTTCACCTTTCACCTGCTCGTGGTAGTTGGAGATGATCCCTCTTGGTATTGGGCTATGGCTGACCTTCAAACAGCAGTCCAGTGCGTGGTCTCCAAGGCATACTGacaaggagggagagaaagagtgtcaATTTAACTTTCAACATAGATTTATAAAACACTTTGAATCACACTCTAAAAATGTTGTGGATTTGTACAAGTCAGTTAAAGAAGCCGAGAACCCAAACACTGTGGTTCTGAGTTCATCCATGATCCAGAACACTTTCATTCACACAGAAGATCCCGTCTGTGTCTGACCTAACAGCATTCTGGACTATTCAAACATTGTTGGAAAACCTCTGTAGAGTTTAGGAAGTTCAGATCAAAGATGTCCTTTGCGGATCAAGATAATGTGCACACAAAAGCTCTTATAGAGATACAAACACAATTTAACACTTCAGCCCAGTCTGGACAACTGGGGGCATCAGTATACCTGCCAGCTACTCAATGGTTTACATGCTTAAAATGCGAAAGGTGCCCTACAGAGGGAATGCCTCCTATTTTAAATGCTGACCGCCCCCCaataccccccacccccgcagTTCTTGAAATTTGTTATTCCTTTTAAATCCAGCCAAAGCAGGATTCCCTTTCCAGCACAAGTTTGTGGTGTGAATGCAGATGAGCCGAATGGAAATGAACAAAAGATCACGAAAAAAAGACCAACAGCAAATTCTTCATGATCCCTTAACAAAATCATGTAGCTGATTCCTGGATTGCTTTTATGGAGCAGCGCTGCTCAGGAAGAGGACAGCATGTCACTCACTGTATCTGCTCACACTGGTCTCACTGCACCTGCTCACACTGGTCTCACTGTATCTGCTCACACTGGTCTCACTGCATCTGCTCACACTGGTCTCACTGCATCTTCTAAAACTTGTGACCCTCTCTGCCCACCATCTCTCACATTCTACACAATGTTATTTTGCTTTTAACCAGCTTgaacctgtctctccctcccctctgaacctgtctctctctcctctgaacctgtctctccatcctctgaacctgtctccctctcctctctgaaTGTTATAGTATCTCAGATGGAGCCCAAAGCCCCACACTGATATTTTGTCCTGTCATGTCTCCTAAAGACAGTTTGTGTAGGAGTGTCCAGTGTTCTCTCTGGACAGTTAATGGTCTGCACGTTTCTCCCTGCAAACAGGAATAAACTCACCTTCCAGGGCTGAGCTGAGGAGCACGGCCAGCCCGAGAGCAAGTGTGATGTTGGGGGAGCAGAGTGAGGCCATGgcagcagggagagagacaggaccaGGCTCAGGGTTCTTCAGGGTTCTTCAGGGTTCTTCAGCTGGGAGTGAAGCTGCTCCTCTCAGAGTGAGACTGCTCCCTCCGTCTGTCCCTTCCTCTTTATAACAGCTGTAGGTTCATCTGGTCCCGCCTCCCTCTGATGCATTCGCTTTCACAACAATATTGGGGGAAACCCCAGAGCAGCCGGACAAGTGTGTTTAGAGCTGTTGACCTCAGTAGTGGGTGGAGAAAAAATACaatatacatgtacacacacacacacacacacgtacacacacgcgcacagacacacaaacacacacacacacacacacacacacacacacacacacacacacacacacccacacacatcagtgTTAACTGTGATGGATGCTCTAGATTAATAACCACACAAATATTACTGGAACCAATTTATTTATGACCCAAATCGAAACCAAggattgttttttttgtttatttttcttgaGTTTCTGGATTGTTTACTTAACCACTTTCCATCTTCATGCAAGTTTCACATATGAGTCCTGTGTGTCTAATGTGTGCACTTTGATATAATGGTCATGTTGCACAAATGCTGCACATTTTATTAGGTCTCAAAAGAATTGAACATAAGAGAACTTTTGTTTTCTCCTAAATGACCAACACAGTGCTGCAGTAAAGACTCAGACACGGCTTTCTGTTCCAGTCTTGATCTCACTGTTGATCTGACACCAGTCTGGCACCTTAACTGTCCAGCGCTGTAACTCCCACAATGAAGGTTACATGTGTCGTTTCCCGCCAACTAGGTCTAAAATGGGAGAGGTCTGTAGGTGTTAAGAAACTTGAGTTTGAAAGGGATCGTGGCATAACATTTGCAGAAAACATGAGGTAAGAATCATGCTCAGTGTTCACTGTGATAGGATTTGACTTGCTTTGTTTATTTGATTTCATGCATCTTTTACATCACACAATTACATACATAATTCATACAAagaaattatataaaaaaaacattgcaaTTCATCAGCAGCACCAAGATAATAGAAAAAGGTTCACGTAAACTTCTGTGTACAATAAAGGAAAATCATCACTGGAATGCAGCAACAGAAAATCATAATCATTTGAAATGACGTCGATTTCCACACATGGTTGATGGCTCAGAGAAAAATGGGGCCGTAACGGCGGGTCTGTGGAGGTTCAGTGGGGTAGACTGTCCCCTGTCAGTGGGGTAGACTGTCCCCTGTCAGTGGGGTAGACTGTCCCCTGTCAGTGGGGTAGACTCTCCCCTCTCTACTGCTTTGAAGCTGCagtaaagacagagagacatggtCAAATTCATCTTCATGATGCTCACAGAATGCAACTCATTGAATAAATAGTTATATTCATTCATACAGACATTTTGTCTATATTTTTGCATTTCTGCATATTTACCGTGACGAATGGCCAATTTGTCCAGGTGTGCGATGAGTTTCTTCACCCAGGGAAAATTTTTGTCGTCTTCGGGAGGAGAACAGATCTTCCTGTTTTTCTTTGTGATGAACCTAAACAGGAGAGACAGGTAGACAGGAGGAAGGTGAGTCGTGGTATGCTAACGACACGGTGGCAAACAGGCGTGGCTGGAGACATCCCAGCAGGCACGGGGGCGGCCGTGGACACTTACACGGTTGCCCAGACACGGCATGCACTGTCCTCATTTTGCCGTACGTATGACTTGACGATGTGTCGAGGAACCAGACTTCCCGCCGTGGTCAGACAGCAGTCACTGGCTTGATCGGTGAAACCTACAAACAACAGGGAGATACATTATAGCTCATATATTTGAGGTACTGATGTAAAATGATGAATCAGTGCGAATATACACAATGCAATTCCTCTGCTGACAAAATGAGATGAATAACATCTTGTGGTTGATACACTTCCTGAAGTGTCTTGGAGTTTGGGATTATGTGTGTGACTTACGGGAAATCCATTTTTTCGGAGTCAAACAGAAAGCCCAGAGAACCCAGCCAAGGTCAGGACGCAGAATGTCACTGACTTACACAGCCGACACATTTGCACCGTGCCAAGATGATACTTGTGCACAATAGTGCTTCAGTGTGCAGTCCAGCAGGACGCAGGGTCGTGTGGAGCAATCAGCCTCCACAATCCCGTCACAATGACGTACGGTTATCTGCTAAGTGTGTATTTAAGAGCaggtatatgtgtgcgtgcatgtgtgtgtgtgtgtgtgtgtgtgtgtgtgtgtgtgtgtgtgtgtgtgtgtgtgtgtgtgtgtgtgtataagctcGTCTTACCGTCTGTGCTGCACCAGAAAACTGCTGCAAAAAGAAGAAACATGAGTCCAGCAgtctgcatgtctgtgtttgCTGCGCGGCTCTCTGATGATCAGACGTAAGTGTGAAGGTGCAGGACGATGTCGGTGCAGGTACAAGTCGCTCTGCCCCATTTATACACCTGCGCTGTCTGTTCCAGCACTGCCAGCTTTCACTTTCGTTATCACAGAAAGGCATCGTCTCTGGAAGCATCTTCACATTCCTCGTCCCTGGCAGCGTCTTCCACGCGTTTCCCGTcaccacagcccccccccccccccccccacacccctttCCCGCTCTGTGAAAGCTGTCCAACACACGCTGAGGGCTGCCATCAACATGCATGGACCTGACGCTTCATAAGCAGCCCAGGAAAAGGTTTTTATTTAAAGGTTTATGTCAGGATAGGTGATGCGTGACTTGCATTATCATGGCTGGACACAAACGTTGTGCACAACCACCAAGACAAATATACAATACGAGCAGCTTTACAAGGTGCATTTGAATATAGCCATGTGTCCTGTGGTTATTCTTTACTGCTAATTAATATGTAACTCTCCATATATACTATTATTTTTTATACAATCTATCTTACTGTAATTGCTATTAAAATATAAGCACAGTACTTTTTTATATTATCAATATTGTGTTAGACCTCAGAATGTTAAGTTACTTTGGTTATATAACATCTTTGTGTtaatggtgtgtggtgggttctCTCTTCTTACGTAATATGTTTGATGGTAGCGAGGTGCATTAGCCTGTTGAACCACTGACTTCCACAGCATGAGAACGAGGCCCACTCTGTTCTCAGGAAACAACTGTCCATTCCTCAGAATCTCCGGCTTGTTCCTCTTCCCTTCTGAACTGCTTAGCACTTAAAACGTTCTTTCAGAACACAGCGGCTATTCCTTCCTTTTCTTTCGTAAATTAGAACTTCCGACTTCTTGTTATCTGATCCTCTGCTGTGTGATTATAGAACTAGGTTAAGCGCTTCTGTTTCTGAAGAATATGGATGAGAGAATGAGGCTCTGTGCACAGACCCGAGCCGGCTGAGAAACAAGCGTCATTACCCTGATGGCCCACAGGGATCAGGAGggtgtaaataaatgtaaatgtcatattTGTCAATTCTGACTTTCACCTCAGTTGAAATTTATCCTCTgcattttacccatctgtgcagttacacacacacacacacacacacacacacacacacacacacacactgtggtgcaacgcagttggggttaggtgccttgctcaagggcacctcagtcatggcctgatgccagagaatcgaacccacgaccctccggtcacaagaccagttcctaccacaggaccatgactgcaccTGTGTGCTTCCAGGAACATCGTTCTGCTGGGTACACAGCACTCTTCCTCACCAAGAGCAAAGTCTTCCTCACCAAGAGCAAAGTCTCAAGCTGCAGAAAGGTCTGTAGAAACTGAGTAGACACTGTAGCAGTAGTGGTAGAGACAAACTGATTTAGtgcattgtatgtgtgtgtgtgtgtgtgtgtgtgtgtgtgtgtgtgtgtgtgtgtgtgtgtgtgcagtaaagACAAGTCTGCAATTACTGTAAACTTGATTGAACaaagaaaatatattttaaattgtTGCGTTTGCCCTGACAGGAAGAGCTTGATCTTATTTACTCATTCACACTAATAACACTAAGAATATGCACAGAACAAAAGAGCACGGTGGAATGAGAACAGGTTCTGAAAGTTCTTCTCTCAGTGGACAGAAGAGGAACTAGAAAAACCCCCCTTGCATTCCGTTCTTCGGAACACCTTCGTAGCTCAGTGGCTACACATAACGGAAATAAAAACATGGAACAGAGTCTGGAAATACGAACCGCGGCATTGTGTGTGTAGAATATCACTCAAAGGAACAATCCTGAGGTTTGGCTAACAATGCTGTGTCCTGCCCTAATGACACAGCACCTCGTTCAGAGGTGAACCCTAACCGGTCTTATCAGTCCCATACTCTACCTGGAACTGTAGATGCTTTGATCTTGGGCCAAAGGGGTGATTGGCTACGCAAACTCATAGAAACAGCAGCAATCTGAGAGCTGTAATTCAATATAGTTAATCTGCAATCCTGTCATTGCACTGACACCACAGCACAGGAACCTGTAATTGACACATTACACAGCATCTGTGATGTGGGTGATATGGGATAAGAGAACAGTCTTGGTGAAAAACAGCCCCTGGGGAGACGGTAAAACACAGCTGGCTGAAAATAAAATAACTGGATGCTAAATGTTGACCCAATTTATTCTGTTCAATCATCTCGTTTTTAATTTGATCGCTTCACTGGAAATGATTCTGTGTCGTTTCAAGCTGCCGTTAATGTATTTATTGAATGTATATTGGGCTGTGGCCATATCTAGTCAGAAGTGATGAATGCATGAGTGAATGTTCAACAGTCAATTACACTGTATTCCAGAAGCGAGGAGCGTTGTTTATCTCCTAGAGGCTTTAGGCAACCCTGCTCATCTCGGTCTGCCTGATTGCTTCTTCTGCCGCTAACCGAAAACACCCTCAGGGACAATCTGCGGAGGCAGGACTTCGTAGACTCATTGTTATGATTACTGTAAGCCCTGGCATGGGGACTTTCACTATGGAGTTGACTTTCTTGTTCTGAGTATCAGGACAGCTGCGGTAAAGCGGTAAATCAGATCTACGGCCTCTGGCCACATTTCCGATAGAATCGCAGACATGGATGTTCCTGGAAGAGAAATGTGAATCCAGCAACACTGTGTGTTGGATCCTGTAGTGATCCCATAAACCAAAAGCGTTCAAAGAGATGTGTGAGCCAAGTGTCATTCAACCATATGCAGTGTAGTTTACATTTGCACAGATTATCTAAGCATGCACAGCCCTAAAGCACATCTGACTCCACAAGACATTAATCAGCAAAGACTAAAAGATTAGAGTTGTTTCAGTA harbors:
- the ccl19a.1 gene encoding C-C motif chemokine 19a.1, translating into MASLCSPNITLALGLAVLLSSALEVCLGDHALDCCLKVSHSPIPRGIISNYHEQVKGEGCSINAIVFLTKKGRNLCAPPEDDWAKELKNFLDARQKKCLKNKGKHCQGKKSKSV
- the LOC143491111 gene encoding C-C motif chemokine 19-like; the protein is MQTAGLMFLLFAAVFWCSTDGFTDQASDCCLTTAGSLVPRHIVKSYVRQNEDSACRVWATVFITKKNRKICSPPEDDKNFPWVKKLIAHLDKLAIRHASKQ